Part of the Oncorhynchus tshawytscha isolate Ot180627B linkage group LG23, Otsh_v2.0, whole genome shotgun sequence genome, GCGCCGTGCCACGCCCCCACCTGGTCCGCCTCTTCTCCCGAGATGCCCCGGGCCGCGAGGACAACACCTTCAAAGACCGCCCTTCTGAATCAGATGAGCTACAGACCATCCAAGAGCACAGCGGAGCGGGATCAGAGTGCGGTTCAGAGGATCAGGATCTAGACTAAGTTTG contains:
- the LOC112223130 gene encoding myelin basic protein isoform X2: MAEPESQDEVFGLDEADVNPNNGYPSEKAAAVTDSTGTEGPSSSWNEASTADADDSAVPRPHLVRLFSRDAPGREDNTFKDRPSESDELQTIQEHSGAGSECGSEDQDLD